A region of the Chitinispirillum alkaliphilum genome:
AGCATCGATTAAGGACAGCTTCTGGCGCCTGAGCTCCTTTTCATCAAGAACAGTCACTTTCATCCCACAGGTGTTGCCAAGAGAACGAGCTTCTTTGGCAAGAGCTTCAGGTGTCATTACTGATGCATTTTCATTCACCAGGTCTCTTGCATAATTGACATTGCTACAGAGAATGTCGGTGTTTTTTATATCATTGAGAGTGAGAGTGGAAGATACCACTTCTAATGTGTCTATACGGGGCGGTTTTTCACTCTTGTATTTTACAAACCGATAAGAACCAAGGATCGCTCCCTCCACAAGTGCTGTTGCTTCCATCTTTTTGCACCATTTCTCTTCCGGGATCATCAGCACAACTTTGGACCTTTTAAGCTCCATTGCTTTCTGAACCCCTCTGGCGGATGCTCCTCTCAGTTTTCCTGGGTTGATCTGATCTGTTTTTCCCAAACCGCAGTAAACATGTGCAGTTTCCTCTTCATACCTTACGGTGATCTCACAATCATTGCCACTGAAATCCACTAATTTAGTCTCTGTTTCAGGCAAAAAGTGGATAATCGTATTGTGATGCGGAGTTTTAGAGTATCTAATTTTCATGTTGTACCGCCCGGTTGTTATAGTTAAAAAGGTGGAAAATTTTTTAAATTGCAGCTATAAGAAAGAAAATACTGTTTTCTAATATATATATTTGTAAGACTTGTGTTTGGTGATACCAGGAGTTTGACTGGCGCAACAGGTTTTCTGATTAGGTTTTATTTTTCAGGATGGTAAAAATGGGAAAGACAGCAATTTTGTTTCCAGGTCAGGGATCTCAGGAGTTGGGTATGGGAAGAGACCTGTTTAAAAAGGATCAGTTTTTCAGATCACTTATAGATATGGCATCAGATATTACTGGCGAAAACCTTGAAGAAGTATGTCTCAACGGACCTGTGAGTAAACTTGTAAGGCCTCATTTACTCCAGCCACTGATTGTCTCCATTTCACTTGGGTATTTTAAACAGCTCCAAAATCATGGAATCAGACCTCAATTGCTGGCAGGTCATTCACTGGGTGAAATAACTGCCTTGGCAGCAGCTGATGTTATAACGAGTGAAGATGCTGTGAGAATCGCAACCAGAAGAGGGCAGTTAATGGAGCAGGTTGCACAAAAGATTGATGGTGGAATGATAGCTGTGATGTTTGCTGATATCGAAGAGGTTCGAAATGTATTGAAGCAAATGGAGAAAGCTGAGAAAATTTGTATCGCCAATGATAATGCGCCTGGCCAGGTAGTGCTTTCTGGAGAACTAAACACTCTTGAGCAATTCACCCAAAAAGGTATTGGAAAATGCCTCAAGGTCAAAGTCGCCGGGCCCTGGCACAGTTCCTATATGAACCTGGCAAGAATAGAGTATGAAAACTGGGTTAAAACTATTAGGTTTAACCCACCAGAGACAACTCTTGTACTTAATGCCCCTTCAAAAACAGAAACTGATCCTGAAAAGATTAAAACTCTCCACATCGGTCAGCTCACAAA
Encoded here:
- a CDS encoding Malonyl CoA-acyl carrier protein transacylase yields the protein MGKTAILFPGQGSQELGMGRDLFKKDQFFRSLIDMASDITGENLEEVCLNGPVSKLVRPHLLQPLIVSISLGYFKQLQNHGIRPQLLAGHSLGEITALAAADVITSEDAVRIATRRGQLMEQVAQKIDGGMIAVMFADIEEVRNVLKQMEKAEKICIANDNAPGQVVLSGELNTLEQFTQKGIGKCLKVKVAGPWHSSYMNLARIEYENWVKTIRFNPPETTLVLNAPSKTETDPEKIKTLHIGQLTNAVYWRESMELIRQRGVETIFEVGPGKVLKGLARANGLGKNASLVSIDSYESITEHCQEVLVN